The nucleotide sequence ATCATAAAAGTACTGGAAGAAAATGATGACCGGCCATTATGGATATCTACTTGGGGTGGCGTCAACACCCTTGCCCAAGCACTGTACAAAATCAAACACACCAAAAAAGAAAAAGAGGCCAAAAGGTTGATCTCCAAACTTAGGGTCTATACGATATCCGACCAAGATGACAGCGGTATTTGGATCAGGAACAATTTTCCCGACCTGTTTTATATCGTTAGTCCCGGTGACCATTATGAAAGCGCCACTTGGACCGGTGTGAACAGCTATGTAAAAGGTATTGACAACAGTAGTATCAGCAACCACTGGATAACAAAGAACATACAACAAGGCCACGGCCCCTTGGGTGCGGTATACCCTGATGTGGCATGGGGCGTAGAAGGCGACACCCCTGCGTTCTTATCCCTTATACCAAATGGACTCAACGCAGCAGAGCATCCTGAATGGGGCGGCTGGGGCGGCCGATACGAACTGTACAAACCCGATTTTTCAAAAACCAAGGAAGGAAACTCAATAGTAAACATCGCTCCCGAGACCAGGCCGATATGGACCAATGCCATCGATCATTACACCCCTTATATAGCCAAGACGTATGGCCGATCCATAAAGCACGATACCATTTCATTTACCAACGATAAAGTTACCTTATGGCGGTGGAGAGATGATTTTCAAAACGATTTTGCCGCCCGTATGGATTGGTGTACCCTGTCTTACAAAGAAGCCAACCACCCTCCCGTTCCCGTATTGAGCCACCCAGAACACATCACTGTGAAATCGGGGCAAGGCTTTACCCTAGATGCTTTTGAAAGTACCGATCCCGACGGTGACCACATTAGTTTTCTATGGTTTAATTATCCAGAGGCCGGCTCCTATAAAAAATTAATAAAGGTCAACGGAGCAGAGAACGTTCATATGGCCTATTTCACGGCCCCCGAAGTGAAGAAAAAGGAAACCGCGCATTTTATAGTAAAAGTAACCGACAAAGCCGAACCCCCATTGACACGATACAAAAGGGTCATCGTTACCATAACCCCCAAATAATACGTCCCCTAATTTTCGACCTTTTGACAACATCGGTCCATTAAGAAAAATTGAAGGCACAACTTTGTCTTTGTCTTTGTCTTTGTCTTTGTCTTTAAGTCCAATTAATTGAATTTAAATTATGGAATATCACGTTAAGGCCTCCTCTAGTTCAAAAAGCAATGCGCATATCGGCATCAAAAACTCCGAAATCAGTTTTGGGATTACCCCTGAATCGGCCGATAGCCTACCTAACCCTGCCGAGCTATTTTTGGGTTCCTTCTCATCTTGCATTCTTAAAAATGTCGAACGCTTTTCCATTTTAATGAATTTTGAATATTCCTCCGCCGAAATAAGGGTAAACGCGACCCGCCTTGAAAAGCCTCCAAGGATGGACAACATAAACTATGTATTAAACATATACAGCCAAGACCAAAATCTAAATACCGATTTGCTCAAAAAGAATATTGAAAAGTACGGGACTATCTACAACACCGTTAAGTCTATCTGTTCCATAGAGGGTGAAATCAAAAAAATATCGGAATAAAAACCGAACGGCATGAACATTGCCCCTATGTGTTAAGAAGAAAAAATAAGCCCTTAACACTCTATTGACCATGCAAAAAACACTGAATTTCTTTATTGTGAGTACACGAACCATGAAAATTTTGCTCACCGTTCTTATAGCTTGCGTTCAAGTGGCATGTAGCGACAAAGACGACACCATTGTTGCAGAAGAAACGGTCGGCAACACTGGTGCCATAGCGGTCTATAACCATGCATATATCGAAAACCATACTGCCGACCAGGTAGGTGAAATCGTTTTAAATGCAAAGGAAGCCTATGTTCTGTTAGACCCCTATGAAGATGGTGTCATTGAGTCTATCCCGAAAATAAAGGCCAACGGAAATCAATTGGCAGCCTATATCAGTATTGGCACCGGTGAAGATTGGAGAGATGATTTTGACGACCTTAAGCCTTACTTGACCACCGAGCAATGGAATGAATGGCCCGGCGAATATTTTGTAAATAACACGACTACCGGAATTGTAGCCCTTATGAAATCGCGCATCGACCAAATTGCGGACTGGGGTTTTGATTGGGTGGAATTTGACAATATGGACTGGGCCCTGTACGAAGATGCAAGGGAAGCCTACGGTTTAGAGGTTACCAAAGAGGAAAGCATAGCCTATTTTCAAGAACTCTGCGCCTATGTCCACAAAAAAGGCATGAAATGCATGGCGAAAAATTTTGTGGAAAATGCCGAAAACTTTGACGGGGTCACATACGAGTCATACCACGATGAAAAAAATTGGTGGGAGACATCGGGCGCCCAAAGTTTTTTGGAAGATGGGAAACGGGTCATCATCGTTCATTATAACGAAAGCAACTGTGATCAAGTTTACTCAGATTATACAAATTTATACAATAAAGATTTGGCTTTTATCTGTGAAGACACCCGAGTAAAAAAGTACGTTCATTACAACGGGCAATAGGAAAACCAAGAAAATAGCCCAGAAATACCCTCCGAATGATTTCAAAATACTTCTTTTAGTACCTTAGCACCATGAAGCCCATTGAAATCAGAACGGTAGATGTGGTACAATACCTAAAACCTTTACGGGAAGGCGGTTCGTTACCAGGCCTTGTCAAGGCCGATGACGAATTCTTGTACGTCATAAAATTTAGGGGCGCAGGCCAAGGAAAAAAAGCCCTTATAGCCGAACTTATAGGTGGGGAACTTGCCCGTGCCATTGGTCTTCACGTACCCGAAATCGTCTTTATGAACCTAGACGACACCTTTAGCAAGACCGAACCCGATGAAGAAATACAAGACCTACTAAAGTTCAGTGTCGGGCTCAATTTAGGCTTACACTTTTTATCGGGCGCCATTGTTTACGATCCCCTGGTCTCTATTGCCGACCCCATGACCGCATCGAAGGTGGTACTGCTCGACAGTATGATCAGCAATATTGACCGCACCGCCAAAAACACGAACCTCTTGAACTGGCATAAAGAACTATGGCTTATAGACCATGGATCCAGTTTTTATTTTCACCATAATTGGGCGACATGGGAAACCCACCTATCTAGGACCTTCCCGGCAATAAAAGACCATGTGCTCTTGGAACGGGCCACAAAATTGGAAGAGGCCGCAACGGAAATCGAAAACCGAATAGACCCCGCTACCATTGCCGAAATTGTTTCTAAAATACCCGAAGAATGGCTGAACAGTGAAACGGACACCCTAAGCCCCGATGCCATTAGGGCGGCATATATACAATTCTTGGAGACAAGACTTTCCCAATTGAATCTACTGGTAAAAGAGGCAAAAAATGCAAGATAGGGTTGTTTACGAATTTGCCATCATTAGGTTGGTGCCCAGGGTAGAACGTGAAGAATTCATTAACGTAGGAGCTATTCTTTTCTCTAAAAGGAAGAAGTTTTTAGACATACGATACCATGTTGACAAGGCACGCCTCAACGCATTTGCCAGTGATATAGACCCCAATACCATTGAAGCATACCTCAAAGCATGGAAAGAAGTATGTATGGGCGAACCCCAGGGCGGGGCTATCGGCAAACTTGACCAGCCTTCGCGGTTCCGTTGGCTCACCGCTTCAAGAAGTACGATCATTCAAAGTTCCGAACCGCACCCAGGTCTTTGCTTCGACCCGGAAAAAGAATTGCACGACCTTTTTAACAAGTACGTGCTCCAATAAATTACCTATCTAGAGCCTCATTTCAGGAGGTAAAAAAGCCACCCTTCAACCCAGGCAGAATTCATATACTTTTCAAAAAAAACCTTCCAAACCCAAATTAATTTCACCATAAATTTTCAATTTATTGTTTTTAACATTAAATTGTAGCCATCACTACAAGCTGGTTTACAGAATTTTAGAACAATAAATTAACATTTGGACAGAAACACTGAATACGGCATAGAACCAATAAAAAACAGACATCCGCCTCTTATGTAGACCCCGAAACCTACAATCACAAACCCTGACTTTGCGAAAAAAAATGGAATTAGATTACGGCATTTATCACGACGGAAAATATACCCAGACCATACTTAACAATATGGGTGATTCTGTATTTGTAAAAGACATACATAGCAAAATTGTAATGGTCAATGATGCTTTTTGCAAGTTGGTCGACCTTTCCCGTGAAAATATCATCGGAAAGACCCTCGCCGAAATAGTAAGCCCGACAGAACGCGAAGGCTTCCTAAAAATCGACCAACAAGTTCTATCCGATGGCATTGAATGTATCAGAGAGGAAACGATGACACTTCAAGGTGGTGAAAAACGAATTCTATCCACTCGAAAATCACGATTTATAGATGAAAATGGAGAAAAGTTCCTCCTTTGTGTGGTACGCGACATTACAGAAAGTAAAAAGGCCGAGGAAACCCTCCACCAAAACGAGGCAGAATTAAAAAAAATAGGGGAGACCAAAGACAAATTGCTTTCCATAATCGCCCATGACCTCAGAAGTCCTTTCAACAATATTACCATGCTTTCCGACATGGCTTCGAATGCCATAGCAAGTAATAATCTGTCTCAGAGTAAAGAATGTTTGGAACTGATCGACACCACTACCCAAAATGCTATCTGCCTGCTCGATAACCTTTTGAGTTGGGCCAAATCGCAATCGGGACAAATCGATATTATATCCGACCAAATAAACCTCGGCCAAATCGTCAATGAAACCTTAGAACTATCTAAGGCCATTGCAAAGACCAAAAACATCAGTCTGAACTATATTGAAAATAAAAATATTGAAGTCGTTTCCGACCCAAAGGTTATAAAGACCATCATACGCAACTTGGTCTCCAACGCCATCAAATTCACCCCTTCTGGGGGCCATATCAACATATCAACGGTATCTAACAAAGAACAGGTTGAAGTAACCGTTGCCGATAATGGCATAGGAATGAGTCAAGAGGAGTGTCAAAAATTGTTCAATATAAATTCAGACCATGGACGCATAGGTACGGCCAAAGAAAAAGGCTCCGGATTCGGTCTTATTCTCAGTAAAGACTTGGCGGAAAAGATAGGGGGTAAAATATGGGCCAACAGCATCCAAGGAAAGGGAAGCCAATTTAAATTTACTATTCCGCTCCGAACCGAGCCGGAAGAAGCCCTAAGTTGAACGGATGGAGATTAAGAGGCCTTCGAGCTTCCTATCGGTTCATATTTAGCTTAATTTAGTATTAGAACTAAAGAAGCGTATGAACAGCACGAGCCTGAAATCGTTTTTAACGAGCCATCTGAATGTTGATGAACAAGATATTCTGACCCTACTATCCCATTGTACGACCAAAAAAGTCAAAAAAGACACCTTCCTATTGCGGAAAAACGAACGTTGCAGCCATACCTTCTTCGTTGAAAAAGGATTACTAAGACAATATTCCATAGACGAAAAAGGCAAAGAACATATATTGGCCTTTGCGCCCGAAAGTTGGTTCGTTACCGATCGTGAAAGCAGTTATTTCAATGCTCCTTCCGCCTATTACATTCAGGCCTTGGAAGACAGTCAAATCGTTCTGATCGATGAAAATTTCATTCAAGGTCTCTCTGAAAAAGTGCCCTCTTTTACCAATTTCAACAATAGGCTGCTACACAATCATATTCGACATTTGCAGAGAAGGGTAAACACCCTATTGAGCGATTCTGCCAAAGAACGCTACCTCCAATTTATAAAGACATATCCCGACATTCTCATACGCGTGCCCCAAACGATGGTTGCCTCGTATTTGGGTATCACGCCCGAAAGCCTGAGCAGGGTACGCCGAGAACTGGCCCGCAAAAACCAAGTAAACTACCTCGGGGCAAGCTCGCGAGGCATTAAAAAAAATACACCTTGATTTCGAGGCAAGCCTCAGAGCATTTAATCTCGATTATCGAGTAAAATAGGTTCTTACCATACATCAATGCACAGCTTGGTCACTGATGATAAATTTGTGGTATTAAATCTAAAAGATATGAAAACAAGAGCAGTAGAATTAGTGGCCAGCCCAAAAGCCCCACATTTTGTAGGTGACGGATTTAGGGTACATAATTTCATTCCGAGCGGCTTTCGGTTAGATATGGAGCGCATGGATCCGTTTATTATGATGGATTACAACTCTAAGTTTTATTTTTCGCCTACCGACTCGCCTCGAGGGGTAGATGTACACCCACACAGAGGATTTGAAACCGTAACCATAGCTTACAAGGGCAAAGTAGCCCACCATGACAGTAGTGGTGGTGGAGGTGTCATAGGCGAAGGTGATGTACAATGGATGACCGCGGCAAGCGGCGTACTCCACAAAGAGTACCACGAAGAAGAATGGGCCAAAAAAGGAGGCGAATTCCAAATGGTACAACTTTGGGTAAACCTGCCCAAAAAAGACAAAATGAGCGCGCCAAAATATCAAGCCATTAAAAAGGAAGATATCAACCGCTACCCTTTACCCGATCAAACAGGGGAAATTGAGGTAATTACCGGAAAATACAAGGATACCGTAGGCACGGCCTCTACCTTTACACCGATCAACATGCTCAACGCTAGGTTGAAAAAAGGGGGCAAGGCCGATTTTTCCTTCCCGGAAAATTACAACACCGTACTACTGGTTATTGAAGGCAGCATTGTGGTAAACGGGAAAGAAGAAGCCCCTACCGACCACTTGGTGTTAATGGAAAACAAGGGTGAAAACTTCACTATCGAAGCTACAGAAAACGCCGTGGTATTGGTATTGAGCGGAGAACCTATGAACGAGCCTATAGCGGCCCATGGCCCTTTTGTAATGAATACCAAGGAAGAGCTTATGCAAGCCTTTCACGATTTTAACAATGGAAAATTCGGATATCTGGAAAACTAAAAAACATGAAAACAAAAGAATACGGCAATAATGAGATTACCATTCTCTGGAAACCGGAAAAATTCATACATGCGGGCATCTGCGTAAAAATGCTACCACAAGTGTACGACCCAAAAAGGAAACCCTGGGTCAATATAGCTAACGCCAGCACCGCAGCACTGCGCGACCAAGTGGCCCAATGCCCTTCGGGCGCTTTAAGCATAAAATAAACCCTATAAAACGGCATCCCTAAATAGTTGCCGTTTTTTTGTGCCCCGGAAATACTAATTTTATACGTTTGACAGACAATGCCTTTTAAAAGGATCAAAAAAAGTAAAGCAAAACCTCTTTTCAAAAATAGAGATATGAGCGAAAAAAATCCCATAGAACAGCAGTACTTCACAAAGAAGGACATATCTTGAAAAACCTTATATCCAAATAAAAACAGAACACTATGGCTGGAGAAAAAAACCTTGCGGAAATGGTAAAGGGAATGACCCCCAAGTTGAACCCTGGGGAATTTGTATTTGTAACCCTCAAAAACGCCGACCATATCGCCCGTAAAGATATCCTCTGCGAATTCAAGGAACACGAAGGTACTACCCTAGTAATTACAAAACCAAAAGCCGACGAACTAGGACTCACCTATGATTATATTGCATCTTGGATTACCCTATCGATACATTCATCGCTAGAAGGGGTCGGACTTACCGCCCTATTTTCTTCGGAACTGGCCAAACACAATATTAGCTGTAACGTCATAGCCGCCTATTACCATGACCATATTTTTGTAGATATTAAGGATGGCGCAAATGCTATTGAGGTGTTAGAACGCTTGTCTAAGAGCTATTCGTAAAATTGACACCAATAAAGTTTAGTATCGCCTTTTGGGGTAATGCCCACCATCTTTACTTGTCATCATCTATTTTAGTATCTTAGAAGCCTTAATACCTATCTAACCCATGCCAATTGTTATTGTTACCGCCGGAATTCTTATTCTGTTTATCCTTATCGCCCATTTCAAACTCAACGCTTTTATTTCCTTTATCATCGTATCCCTTTTGGTCGGGGTTGCCCAGGGCTTAGATTTTGAAACGGTAAGCCAATCTATACAAACGGGCATAGGCAATACCTTAGGCTACCTTATCCTCATCTTGGGCCTTGGCGCCATGTTGGGAAAATTAGTGGCCGATAGCGGTGCCGCACAGCGTATAACCACCCAATTAGTAGAGAAATTCGGAAAAAAACACATTCAATGGGCCGTAGTGCTCACTGGTTTTATCGTGGGCATCCCCATGTTCTATACGGTGGGTTTTGTTATATTGATCCCATTGGTTTTTACGGTTGCCGCGGCCACAGGCTTACCCTTGATATATGTAGGTCTTCCCATGTTGGCCTCACTTTCGGTTACCCACGGCTACCTTCCTCCCCATCCCGCCCCTACGGGCATTGCGGTCATTTTTAAAGCCGATATAGGCAAAACACTACTCTACGGTATTCTTGTGGCCATACCCGCCATTGTTGTTGCAGGCCCTATTTTATCGCGCTTTATCAAAAATGTGGAGGCCACCCCGCTAAAGGAGTTCTTAAACCCGAGAATTTTGACCGATGAGGAAATGCCCAGTACTTCAACCAGTATGTTGACGGCATTGCTTCCCGTTATCCTTATTGGATTTGCTTCGGTAATAGCCCTATTACTTCCTGAGGAAAATATATTTAGAAAAGCGACCGATGTTTTGGGGAATCCCGTAATCGCCATGCTCATTTCGGTCTTGGTGGCCATATATACATTAGGACTGGCTCGTGGTAAAAAAATGAAAGATGTGATGGATTCGGTGTCAAGTGCCGTTTCTGGCATAACCATGGTACTTTTGATCATAGCAGGTGCCGGTGCCTTAAAGCAAGTACTCATAGACAGTGGCGTTAGTGAGTATATTGGCGAAATGCTCAAGGGCTCCACTATTTCACCACTGGTCTTGGCATGGTTGATCACTACCGTTATTAGGGTCTGTGTAGGCTCGGCAACCGTAGCGGGCTTAACTGCCGCCGGCATTGTTTTACCATTGATCGCCAATACAAACGTGAGTCCGGAGCTGATGGTACTCGCTATCGGATCGGGCAGTCTAATGCTCTCGCATGTGAACGATAGCGGTTTTTGGCTTTACAAGGAATATTTCAACCTATCGGTGAAAGATACTTTAAAAACATGGACCGTTATGGAAACAACGGTAGGTGTAATGGGACTAATAGGAGTGCTTGTATTGGACATTTTTATTTAAAACGATCAGACCTCAATGGCAGATTTCAGTAACATGAACAGAAGAAAATTCATTAATAGATCGGTATTGGCCCTGGCCGGAACCACGCTTTTTGGCTGTTTCAACCGCAATCGGTTCAAATTCGAAAAAAACCAGGTCGTAGGATGCTTTGGCGATAGCATTACCTTTGCCCAAGGTAACGGGTATGTAGAAATGCTTCAGGAAAAATTCAATGAGGAAAGGCCCGAACTAAACCTGAAATTTATAAACCTCGGAAAAAACAGTGAAACCGTAACCGGCCTTACGGAAAAAGACCATCCTGGACCAAGACCTTATCTTTTTGAACGGCTCGACCAAGCCCTTGACAATAACGACATAGACGTTGCCCTCTTCTGTTACGGCATGAACGACGGTATATACGGCAAACCTTCGGAAACCCTCTTCAACAGCTTTAAAATAGGGGTATATTCCTTTCTTGAAAAGATGCGGCAACGAGATATCAAGACCATATTGATCACCCCTCCTCCCTTGGCCCTCGCCATAGCCCCTAGAAAAGACCCTGAAGCCACATCCTTCGGTTACAAGAATCCCTATCCAAAATATGACGAAGAAGTCTTAAAAGAGTTTACCCGTATCATACTCGAAATGCAACACCCCTATGCCAATGCACGCATAAACATCCGCGATGTACTTTACGGCCAAGACCCATGTTACGACAAAGACCCTATTCACCCGAATAAAGCCGGACAACGCCTGATTGCCGATACGATTTTCTCGAAACTAGCGTTTTAACATTGCCTTAAGCCCCCATGGCAAGGTATTTGTTATCTTTATCTTGGATTTTTTTTATTCGATGATCAAAAACTATTCGGCACTGTTATTCACTGTAATGCTGTTTTCCGTTTCGGGAATGGCCCAAACCGATATTCCCCAAAAGAAAGATTTAAAAATCGATACGGCCAACAAAATCGATGATAACGCAAAACCCAATCAAGGTACTTCCTTAAAAATTCCATCCGTTGTAGACGACCAACCCCAAGTGGATTTTGATTTTGCGAAGCGCAATCCCGTCAAAATGATCGATGACCGCGAACTGGTACAGGCCGGTGCCGGTATGAAAATCGACCCAAAAGTAGGGCCAAGACAACCCAAGGAAGGTTCTAAACAACACTTTGCCGATATGTATTTGGGCGATGTCAAGAACAATGGAAAGTTTGTCGGTATCGTATGCCGCGACCATGAATTTGTAGACGGCGACCGTGTAAAAATATATGTCAACGGCGATGTCGTAGATCCCAACATTCTTTTAACCAGCTCTTTTAAAGGCGTAAACGTCGATTTAAAAAAAGGATTCAATCGTATCGATTTTGAAGCCCTTAACGTTGGCTCCTCTCCCCCGAACACCGCTCAGATCAATGTCTATGATGACAAGGGCGAACTTATCTATGCCAATAAATGGTTGCTATCGGAGGGATCAAAGGCTACCTTGATCATTACCAAGGAGTAACGCTATTCGCCGGCACCCGGGGTATAGATTTTTACCGAGTGTTTTAATACATCTTCGCGATAATAGGCCGCATCCTTCCAATCGATATTGATGTATTTTTCGGTCTGGTCGTCAAAATGGGGCGATTTTGGATTTCCACTTTGTCCACCTGCCAAAATAGTTTTTGCCTTTACCTTATCGCCAAACTCAACGGCCGCCACAAAGCTATTGCCCCTTGTGCCGTATATCTTTTTGGCGCCCGGCGCCGTATATCTAGCACCAAAGGCCGCCAAAGCCCCCCAAGTACCGGAAGCAAAGCCAACTCCCACACTGGGCAAACTATCGTTGAAGGCTTGTTTTATATCGCCGTTCAATCTTTGATACCTATTGATTTCCCCCCATGGAATTTTCCATGAACCGAAATCGGTTTCTAAATTGCCCACTACTTCTTCGAACAAACCCAGCTTTTCGGTATCGGGCGAATCGCTTCCCCAAAACTCTATCAACTCCATACTATTAAGTCCTTTCGGCCTCTTTGCCTTTTGGTAACTAATAGTGCCATAAAAATGGGCCAAGGTCATAGCTTCGGAGGTTTTCGATGTTCTATAATCCCATCCCCGTAACACTTCAATGGCTTCTTTCAAATTTGGTTTTGGATGGGCGTCGTATGCTTTTACCAGTCCGGGAATCAAGGCTTTAAAAGCGGGCAAATAGGGGTCGTGTGCCAATTGGATCAAACTATCCAAAGTGTAGCCTTTTCTATCGGTCAATAATGCTATGGCATGCACCCCCCTAAAATTCTCTTGATCACGGGACATGTAATATGGGTAGT is from Zobellia galactanivorans and encodes:
- a CDS encoding (4Fe-4S)-binding protein, whose amino-acid sequence is MKTKEYGNNEITILWKPEKFIHAGICVKMLPQVYDPKRKPWVNIANASTAALRDQVAQCPSGALSIK
- a CDS encoding PAS domain-containing sensor histidine kinase, whose product is MELDYGIYHDGKYTQTILNNMGDSVFVKDIHSKIVMVNDAFCKLVDLSRENIIGKTLAEIVSPTEREGFLKIDQQVLSDGIECIREETMTLQGGEKRILSTRKSRFIDENGEKFLLCVVRDITESKKAEETLHQNEAELKKIGETKDKLLSIIAHDLRSPFNNITMLSDMASNAIASNNLSQSKECLELIDTTTQNAICLLDNLLSWAKSQSGQIDIISDQINLGQIVNETLELSKAIAKTKNISLNYIENKNIEVVSDPKVIKTIIRNLVSNAIKFTPSGGHINISTVSNKEQVEVTVADNGIGMSQEECQKLFNINSDHGRIGTAKEKGSGFGLILSKDLAEKIGGKIWANSIQGKGSQFKFTIPLRTEPEEALS
- a CDS encoding DUF1593 domain-containing protein; translation: MRGIILLLLFSSPLTFTFAQEEQKNRVIILTDIEADPDDTQSLVRLFLYANQIDIKGIVATTSCWLTSNIHPESIEKVIAAYGKVQPNLLKHEAGFPDAETLSSLIKKGLPKYGMKGVGKGMDSEGSEWIIKVLEENDDRPLWISTWGGVNTLAQALYKIKHTKKEKEAKRLISKLRVYTISDQDDSGIWIRNNFPDLFYIVSPGDHYESATWTGVNSYVKGIDNSSISNHWITKNIQQGHGPLGAVYPDVAWGVEGDTPAFLSLIPNGLNAAEHPEWGGWGGRYELYKPDFSKTKEGNSIVNIAPETRPIWTNAIDHYTPYIAKTYGRSIKHDTISFTNDKVTLWRWRDDFQNDFAARMDWCTLSYKEANHPPVPVLSHPEHITVKSGQGFTLDAFESTDPDGDHISFLWFNYPEAGSYKKLIKVNGAENVHMAYFTAPEVKKKETAHFIVKVTDKAEPPLTRYKRVIVTITPK
- a CDS encoding DUF3037 domain-containing protein, translated to MQDRVVYEFAIIRLVPRVEREEFINVGAILFSKRKKFLDIRYHVDKARLNAFASDIDPNTIEAYLKAWKEVCMGEPQGGAIGKLDQPSRFRWLTASRSTIIQSSEPHPGLCFDPEKELHDLFNKYVLQ
- a CDS encoding Crp/Fnr family transcriptional regulator, translating into MNSTSLKSFLTSHLNVDEQDILTLLSHCTTKKVKKDTFLLRKNERCSHTFFVEKGLLRQYSIDEKGKEHILAFAPESWFVTDRESSYFNAPSAYYIQALEDSQIVLIDENFIQGLSEKVPSFTNFNNRLLHNHIRHLQRRVNTLLSDSAKERYLQFIKTYPDILIRVPQTMVASYLGITPESLSRVRRELARKNQVNYLGASSRGIKKNTP
- a CDS encoding pirin family protein, which produces MKTRAVELVASPKAPHFVGDGFRVHNFIPSGFRLDMERMDPFIMMDYNSKFYFSPTDSPRGVDVHPHRGFETVTIAYKGKVAHHDSSGGGGVIGEGDVQWMTAASGVLHKEYHEEEWAKKGGEFQMVQLWVNLPKKDKMSAPKYQAIKKEDINRYPLPDQTGEIEVITGKYKDTVGTASTFTPINMLNARLKKGGKADFSFPENYNTVLLVIEGSIVVNGKEEAPTDHLVLMENKGENFTIEATENAVVLVLSGEPMNEPIAAHGPFVMNTKEELMQAFHDFNNGKFGYLEN
- a CDS encoding SGNH/GDSL hydrolase family protein, whose protein sequence is MADFSNMNRRKFINRSVLALAGTTLFGCFNRNRFKFEKNQVVGCFGDSITFAQGNGYVEMLQEKFNEERPELNLKFINLGKNSETVTGLTEKDHPGPRPYLFERLDQALDNNDIDVALFCYGMNDGIYGKPSETLFNSFKIGVYSFLEKMRQRDIKTILITPPPLALAIAPRKDPEATSFGYKNPYPKYDEEVLKEFTRIILEMQHPYANARINIRDVLYGQDPCYDKDPIHPNKAGQRLIADTIFSKLAF
- a CDS encoding endo alpha-1,4 polygalactosaminidase, yielding MQKTLNFFIVSTRTMKILLTVLIACVQVACSDKDDTIVAEETVGNTGAIAVYNHAYIENHTADQVGEIVLNAKEAYVLLDPYEDGVIESIPKIKANGNQLAAYISIGTGEDWRDDFDDLKPYLTTEQWNEWPGEYFVNNTTTGIVALMKSRIDQIADWGFDWVEFDNMDWALYEDAREAYGLEVTKEESIAYFQELCAYVHKKGMKCMAKNFVENAENFDGVTYESYHDEKNWWETSGAQSFLEDGKRVIIVHYNESNCDQVYSDYTNLYNKDLAFICEDTRVKKYVHYNGQ
- a CDS encoding HipA family kinase, producing MKPIEIRTVDVVQYLKPLREGGSLPGLVKADDEFLYVIKFRGAGQGKKALIAELIGGELARAIGLHVPEIVFMNLDDTFSKTEPDEEIQDLLKFSVGLNLGLHFLSGAIVYDPLVSIADPMTASKVVLLDSMISNIDRTAKNTNLLNWHKELWLIDHGSSFYFHHNWATWETHLSRTFPAIKDHVLLERATKLEEAATEIENRIDPATIAEIVSKIPEEWLNSETDTLSPDAIRAAYIQFLETRLSQLNLLVKEAKNAR
- a CDS encoding gluconate:H+ symporter → MPIVIVTAGILILFILIAHFKLNAFISFIIVSLLVGVAQGLDFETVSQSIQTGIGNTLGYLILILGLGAMLGKLVADSGAAQRITTQLVEKFGKKHIQWAVVLTGFIVGIPMFYTVGFVILIPLVFTVAAATGLPLIYVGLPMLASLSVTHGYLPPHPAPTGIAVIFKADIGKTLLYGILVAIPAIVVAGPILSRFIKNVEATPLKEFLNPRILTDEEMPSTSTSMLTALLPVILIGFASVIALLLPEENIFRKATDVLGNPVIAMLISVLVAIYTLGLARGKKMKDVMDSVSSAVSGITMVLLIIAGAGALKQVLIDSGVSEYIGEMLKGSTISPLVLAWLITTVIRVCVGSATVAGLTAAGIVLPLIANTNVSPELMVLAIGSGSLMLSHVNDSGFWLYKEYFNLSVKDTLKTWTVMETTVGVMGLIGVLVLDIFI
- a CDS encoding ACT domain-containing protein, encoding MAGEKNLAEMVKGMTPKLNPGEFVFVTLKNADHIARKDILCEFKEHEGTTLVITKPKADELGLTYDYIASWITLSIHSSLEGVGLTALFSSELAKHNISCNVIAAYYHDHIFVDIKDGANAIEVLERLSKSYS
- a CDS encoding OsmC family protein, with product MEYHVKASSSSKSNAHIGIKNSEISFGITPESADSLPNPAELFLGSFSSCILKNVERFSILMNFEYSSAEIRVNATRLEKPPRMDNINYVLNIYSQDQNLNTDLLKKNIEKYGTIYNTVKSICSIEGEIKKISE